One segment of Sulfobacillus thermosulfidooxidans DSM 9293 DNA contains the following:
- the secD gene encoding protein translocase subunit SecD: MRQKSMLKFFALVAVLIAAVYYFLAVNPITNHLRYGLDLKGGVTATYQAEPAPGEPVNKETMARAMSILGFRVNALGVSEPVIEQVGSNRITVDLPGVKNPEQALQFLGQTAVLQIKSPTGQVLLSGGDLKNAVAGIVNGQYVVNLTFNAQGTKIFAAATKKYLGKPLPIYLNGKLVEAPIVQNVIPDGQAQMSGNFTSLQQAQKVALLLQSGALPVNLKVLDVRTVSATLGHASVVASKVASIIAIALIGFVMIVWYRLAGFVADMALLIYLLLVVGALWAIHAVITVPGIAGLILSVGMAVDANVIIFSRIREEMINGKTPRASVAAGFRHAIRAILDSHVTTFVSSLILFFLGTGEVKGFALTLMIGTAVSLLTAVSVTGVVIRWVADAGWAKVRSIFVG; this comes from the coding sequence ATGCGTCAAAAGAGTATGCTGAAGTTCTTTGCCCTGGTTGCGGTGCTAATCGCAGCCGTTTATTATTTTCTAGCCGTAAATCCCATTACTAATCATCTCCGTTATGGTCTTGACCTCAAAGGGGGCGTCACCGCAACTTATCAAGCGGAACCAGCACCCGGCGAGCCTGTGAATAAAGAAACGATGGCGCGAGCTATGTCGATTTTAGGATTCCGCGTAAATGCCTTAGGGGTTTCGGAACCCGTGATAGAACAGGTCGGTTCGAACCGCATTACCGTGGATTTACCTGGCGTGAAAAATCCCGAACAAGCCTTGCAGTTTCTCGGTCAAACGGCCGTCTTGCAAATTAAAAGCCCCACAGGACAAGTTTTATTAAGTGGCGGCGACTTAAAGAATGCGGTGGCCGGAATTGTCAATGGTCAATATGTCGTCAACTTAACTTTTAATGCGCAAGGCACTAAGATTTTTGCGGCAGCCACTAAAAAGTATCTCGGAAAACCATTGCCAATCTATCTTAACGGAAAACTGGTAGAGGCACCGATTGTTCAAAACGTGATTCCCGATGGACAAGCTCAAATGAGTGGGAATTTTACGAGCTTGCAACAAGCGCAAAAGGTCGCCCTGCTATTGCAATCGGGCGCATTGCCAGTGAACTTAAAGGTTCTGGATGTCCGTACGGTGAGTGCCACTTTAGGCCATGCTTCCGTGGTGGCAAGTAAAGTGGCGTCGATTATTGCGATTGCCTTGATAGGATTTGTGATGATTGTGTGGTATCGCTTAGCCGGATTTGTTGCCGATATGGCTTTATTGATTTATCTCTTGCTCGTCGTGGGAGCCTTATGGGCAATTCATGCTGTCATCACGGTGCCAGGGATAGCTGGGCTGATTCTCTCTGTGGGGATGGCGGTGGATGCCAACGTTATTATCTTTTCCCGGATTCGTGAGGAAATGATCAATGGGAAAACCCCCAGGGCGTCCGTCGCAGCCGGTTTTCGTCATGCGATTCGGGCCATCTTGGACTCCCATGTGACGACTTTTGTGTCCTCGCTGATCTTGTTCTTTTTAGGAACAGGGGAAGTGAAGGGATTTGCCTTGACCCTGATGATCGGTACTGCGGTATCCTTATTGACCGCCGTGTCCGTGACCGGCGTCGTAATTCGGTGGGTAGCCGACGCGGGCTGGGCTAAAGTCCGGAGTATATTTGTGGGCTAG
- the secF gene encoding protein translocase subunit SecF: MRFHFEFVRHWKTWFIVSGLLIVLALGAFFIRGLNYGIDFTGGTQMNLKFVHPVTTTAIKKVLDQDHLYGSTVVFLGQGRRNVQITTPTISEHERTTLLTQFGKQVGKFQEISTNRVSSIIGQQTERTALIAVVLAVVAIIIYITIRFEWRFALSGIIAMVHDVIITVGLIALIHIQITEYFIMAVLTIFGYSITDKIIVFDRIRENLAKKKKQETLEDLVDKSLNQVLVRSINTSTTVVIALLALLIFAGSSIRDFALTMLFGVIFGTYSSIFIASPIWLLWRNRDLKNKKKKVVSA, from the coding sequence ATGCGCTTTCACTTTGAATTTGTTCGCCATTGGAAAACGTGGTTTATTGTTTCCGGATTGTTGATTGTCCTGGCCTTAGGGGCGTTTTTCATCCGGGGATTGAATTATGGGATTGACTTTACGGGTGGCACCCAGATGAACTTGAAATTTGTTCATCCCGTGACGACAACCGCCATTAAAAAAGTTTTGGATCAGGATCATCTTTATGGGAGTACAGTGGTGTTTTTAGGACAAGGCCGGCGCAATGTCCAGATTACGACACCCACCATTTCCGAACATGAACGAACCACATTGTTAACGCAGTTTGGCAAACAGGTCGGAAAGTTCCAAGAAATTTCGACAAACAGGGTGTCATCGATTATTGGGCAACAGACGGAGCGTACCGCATTGATCGCGGTTGTACTCGCCGTGGTGGCCATTATCATTTACATTACCATTCGCTTTGAATGGCGTTTTGCCCTGTCCGGCATTATTGCGATGGTGCACGATGTGATTATTACGGTCGGTCTCATTGCGCTCATCCACATTCAAATCACGGAATACTTTATTATGGCAGTGCTGACGATCTTCGGGTATTCCATCACCGATAAAATCATCGTTTTCGACCGCATACGGGAGAATTTAGCGAAAAAGAAAAAGCAAGAAACGTTGGAAGATCTGGTCGACAAAAGCCTCAATCAAGTGCTGGTGCGTTCGATTAATACGTCAACCACCGTGGTCATTGCGCTATTGGCGTTGTTGATTTTTGCAGGATCAAGTATCCGCGATTTTGCCTTAACAATGCTGTTCGGAGTCATTTTTGGCACCTATTCCTCCATTTTTATTGCCAGTCCCATTTGGTTGTTGTGGAGAAATCGGGACTTGAAGAACAAGAAGAAAAAAGTGGTCTCGGCATAA
- a CDS encoding IS110 family transposase, with protein MLYVGIDTSLGAHVVCAMAADGQVVARTTVPNDQAGAEQFVAWLHPHAAPYARLAIGVEATSVYHVPLMEWLTQTPDLQRWQPTWYVLNPKVVQKFRETYVDRGKTDRADAALIADVMRFGRVTPWTPPDPRYAALQVLTRHRRQLSHLITQEKIARWCNCFVSGGSMPIRRSRFSRTSLG; from the coding sequence GTGTTGTACGTCGGTATTGACACCAGTCTCGGGGCTCACGTCGTCTGCGCGATGGCGGCGGATGGCCAGGTCGTCGCGCGGACGACCGTCCCCAACGATCAGGCGGGGGCCGAGCAATTCGTCGCTTGGCTGCACCCCCACGCCGCGCCGTACGCGCGGCTGGCCATTGGCGTCGAGGCCACGTCCGTGTACCATGTGCCGCTGATGGAATGGCTGACGCAAACCCCCGACTTGCAGCGGTGGCAACCCACCTGGTACGTCCTCAATCCGAAAGTCGTCCAGAAATTCCGAGAGACCTATGTGGATCGGGGCAAAACCGACCGAGCGGATGCCGCCCTGATTGCGGATGTCATGCGGTTTGGGCGCGTCACGCCCTGGACCCCGCCGGATCCGCGCTATGCGGCGTTGCAGGTCTTGACCCGCCATCGTCGGCAGCTGAGCCACCTCATCACCCAAGAAAAAATCGCGCGTTGGTGCAATTGTTTTGTGTCTGGGGGCAGTATGCCCATACGGAGGAGCCGTTTTTCTCGAACGTCTTTGGGGTAG
- a CDS encoding IS110 family transposase yields MQLFCVWGQYAHTEEPFFSNVFGVASQTVLERYTPDTLAAIPLADLVAEIAAAGRQRLKAPDDIAQTLHRLARRAFRLHPDEQDARHQSLVLHLDTIRALEHQQQALDKVIARDMQAFRQTLTTIPGIGPVYGAGLLAEIGPIERFPSENALAKYAGLTWRPHQSGNFDADIRPLTRTGNVYLRYYFIEAAERVRVRDPQFKAFYEKKYHEATHHAHKRALVLTARKLVGVVYGMLTRGQIYDERKLMPH; encoded by the coding sequence GTGCAATTGTTTTGTGTCTGGGGGCAGTATGCCCATACGGAGGAGCCGTTTTTCTCGAACGTCTTTGGGGTAGCGTCGCAAACCGTGTTGGAACGCTACACGCCCGATACGCTGGCAGCCATCCCGCTGGCGGATCTGGTGGCGGAAATCGCGGCGGCCGGTCGCCAACGGCTGAAAGCGCCCGATGACATTGCGCAGACCTTGCACCGCTTGGCGCGGCGCGCCTTTCGGTTGCATCCGGACGAGCAGGACGCGCGGCACCAAAGCTTGGTCCTGCATTTGGACACCATCCGGGCCTTGGAACATCAACAACAGGCGCTGGACAAAGTGATTGCCCGTGACATGCAGGCGTTTCGCCAAACCCTGACCACGATTCCGGGGATTGGTCCGGTCTATGGCGCGGGCCTCTTGGCCGAAATCGGTCCCATCGAACGATTTCCGTCGGAAAATGCCTTGGCCAAATATGCGGGGCTGACCTGGCGCCCGCATCAATCGGGGAATTTTGATGCCGACATCCGTCCGCTGACGCGGACGGGGAACGTCTATTTGCGGTACTACTTCATCGAAGCGGCGGAGAGGGTCCGGGTGCGGGACCCGCAGTTCAAAGCCTTTTACGAGAAGAAGTACCACGAAGCCACGCACCACGCACATAAGCGGGCGTTGGTCTTGACGGCACGCAAGTTGGTCGGCGTGGTCTACGGGATGCTGACCCGGGGCCAAATCTACGACGAAAGGAAGTTGATGCCGCACTAA
- a CDS encoding YgaP family membrane protein, which translates to MFRTNESRSDRIIRIIFGLIALGLAFNHVGGNVGTWVFGIVAALAIITGLTGVCALYKLIGVSTCPIRK; encoded by the coding sequence ATGTTTCGAACTAACGAGAGTCGTAGTGACCGCATTATACGTATCATCTTCGGGTTGATTGCTTTGGGCTTGGCGTTTAATCATGTCGGAGGAAATGTAGGGACATGGGTTTTTGGGATTGTGGCGGCATTAGCCATAATAACTGGGCTTACTGGAGTATGTGCGCTTTATAAATTGATTGGTGTGAGCACCTGTCCGATTAGAAAGTAA
- a CDS encoding anti-sigma factor, whose product MLNHNDESWQEAIEKTFTGLADAHTQDRVTRHLQECETCQIYWHQLSTFDSEQAWNAIEPDFSAHEPMREQFLERIQDDLGTKRPVSSHLKTRRIMVPWALSTAAAVIVAALGWQSYFHTKERAQQLDALVQMMSSSEQIHLANVSAKASRVLLYVQGPKALIWVKALPPLKPGETYEGWWLVKGTPVPAGTFGPGPHFLPPKKPGASAFAITIEPQGGTEKPTTPILAAATLPASSI is encoded by the coding sequence ATGCTGAACCATAACGATGAAAGCTGGCAGGAAGCGATCGAAAAAACCTTTACCGGTCTCGCCGATGCTCACACTCAAGACCGCGTCACTCGTCATCTCCAAGAATGCGAGACTTGTCAAATCTATTGGCATCAGTTATCCACTTTCGACAGCGAGCAGGCATGGAATGCGATTGAACCGGATTTCAGCGCTCATGAACCCATGCGGGAACAATTTTTGGAGCGGATACAAGACGATTTAGGAACAAAACGCCCCGTGTCTTCCCATCTCAAGACGCGCCGGATTATGGTGCCGTGGGCCCTGTCCACCGCAGCGGCCGTGATTGTGGCCGCTCTTGGCTGGCAATCGTATTTTCACACCAAAGAGCGCGCTCAACAACTAGATGCCCTAGTTCAAATGATGTCGTCATCCGAGCAAATTCACTTGGCTAATGTCTCGGCAAAAGCCAGCAGGGTTCTCCTCTATGTGCAGGGTCCCAAAGCACTCATTTGGGTCAAGGCATTGCCTCCCTTAAAACCAGGGGAAACTTACGAGGGGTGGTGGCTCGTTAAAGGCACCCCGGTGCCGGCGGGAACCTTTGGACCCGGTCCACATTTTTTGCCGCCTAAAAAACCCGGTGCCAGTGCCTTCGCTATTACCATAGAACCCCAAGGAGGCACAGAAAAGCCCACAACCCCGATCTTGGCGGCCGCCACATTGCCGGCATCATCTATCTAG
- a CDS encoding RNA polymerase sigma factor yields MPEISDEQLLQRIAQKDQQAMMAFYDRYFGKVKGLCHRMIQNREIADETVQDIFWTVWQNADKYDAHRASCSTWLLVIARSRCTDQLRKIKNIPAADSIDDLSDELADMDNEVVEDVIQKMGQRALQSAMSLLPEAQRVVLTDVYLIGFSAPQVARARGLPLGTVKTRLRLGLEKLRDILREEVSDAEP; encoded by the coding sequence TTGCCTGAGATATCCGACGAACAATTATTGCAAAGGATTGCCCAAAAAGATCAACAGGCAATGATGGCCTTTTATGACCGGTACTTTGGCAAGGTTAAAGGATTGTGTCACCGCATGATCCAAAACCGGGAAATCGCTGATGAGACGGTCCAAGATATATTTTGGACCGTCTGGCAAAATGCGGATAAATATGATGCGCATCGTGCATCTTGTTCCACCTGGCTGCTTGTGATTGCCCGCAGTCGGTGTACGGACCAACTGCGTAAAATTAAAAATATCCCCGCAGCAGACTCCATCGACGATCTCAGCGATGAATTGGCTGACATGGATAACGAAGTCGTTGAGGATGTGATTCAAAAAATGGGCCAACGTGCTCTCCAATCCGCCATGAGCTTATTGCCAGAGGCCCAGCGCGTCGTATTGACCGATGTTTACCTCATCGGTTTTTCCGCACCACAAGTCGCACGAGCCAGGGGATTGCCATTAGGTACCGTGAAAACACGGTTGCGACTGGGTCTCGAAAAGCTTCGAGACATTCTACGAGAGGAGGTGAGTGATGCTGAACCATAA
- a CDS encoding cation diffusion facilitator family transporter codes for MVDVDGELQSSTKSAIWGALGNFLLMALKIIVGIVGNSRALIADGIHSGADLGSSIAVIVGLKVSRIPPDEDHNYGHAKAEAVAQKVVALLLILAGFEVANGAIQALGHSFSQHPTVLTLVVSAAVMLVKWVMYARQKRMALKTGSHSLMASALDNRMDVISSGITTAAILGAQWGIPHFDSYGALAVAVLIVWLGIEIFSQAANDLMDRAADPRIVEAIREVSLQVPGVKTIDEIRTRVAGTQVLVDLKIVVDRHLSLLEAHRIAHRVKDAVMAQPRIQDVMVHVNPD; via the coding sequence GTGGTCGATGTCGACGGGGAACTACAAAGCAGTACCAAGAGCGCGATCTGGGGTGCCCTGGGTAATTTTCTTCTCATGGCCCTAAAAATTATTGTTGGGATTGTCGGAAATTCACGGGCCTTGATTGCCGATGGCATCCATTCTGGTGCCGATCTCGGCTCGTCTATTGCGGTCATTGTGGGCTTAAAAGTCTCAAGGATTCCCCCTGACGAAGATCACAATTATGGTCATGCCAAAGCGGAGGCTGTGGCTCAAAAGGTGGTAGCCCTCCTCCTGATCTTGGCGGGGTTTGAAGTGGCTAATGGGGCGATTCAAGCACTTGGTCACTCTTTTAGCCAACATCCGACAGTTTTGACATTGGTTGTTTCAGCAGCTGTGATGTTGGTCAAATGGGTCATGTATGCGCGGCAAAAGCGGATGGCGTTGAAAACCGGGAGCCATTCGCTCATGGCCTCGGCGTTAGACAACCGGATGGATGTCATTTCCTCGGGTATCACCACCGCAGCGATTTTAGGAGCCCAGTGGGGAATTCCACATTTTGATTCCTATGGAGCGCTTGCGGTTGCCGTGCTCATTGTCTGGTTAGGAATTGAAATTTTCTCTCAAGCCGCCAATGATCTCATGGACCGGGCGGCCGATCCTCGGATTGTTGAGGCGATTCGTGAGGTCTCTTTGCAGGTACCTGGGGTGAAAACGATTGATGAAATTCGCACCCGGGTTGCGGGAACTCAGGTGCTGGTGGATTTAAAAATTGTGGTCGACCGTCATTTGTCGCTATTAGAGGCACACCGGATCGCTCACCGCGTGAAAGATGCGGTGATGGCGCAACCACGTATTCAAGATGTTATGGTTCATGTAAATCCTGATTAA
- the recJ gene encoding single-stranded-DNA-specific exonuclease RecJ gives MNVTHYLNRPYRQAWTHDEDQESFRLFQQQVGLSEITAKILWLRNIRSLEDYRRLMLESRELSDPEQLPDLTKAVTFLENIRRDHKSIRVYGDYDADGVSATALMYQGLVWAGFPSVDYYIPNRFDEGYGLSSDAVVQAAAEGIDVLITVDCGSSSQEAADLAAQYGIDLIITDHHGLPPVLPRARALVNPERMNEPNRFSGVGVALQLLRALLHDDVPPWAYAVAAIGTVADIVPLTGDNRLIVQRGLQALDMGACPGVSALLGERIKPGQRIHVDDLGFFVGPHLNAAGRMGDATPAVGLLLASRKEDAEPLAALLREKNQVRRDIEQEVLRGALAQLASYDQRGLPPFVVLAGDEWHHGVIGIVASRIKDLVKRPVAIIGWEQDEGKGSARSVPGFHLLNHLAKHRDVFLKLGGHRGACGFSLVRQDPYELSLRFSRSLPEELLTQQFVDKTVDLRIKAEDLTPQVMDEFKALEPFGHGFERPQFAVVGTLDSLRLMGQDKQHVAMTLEDTTVRVVGFNQGDVASSFLVGMPIEFIGELVPNFFQGREEYQWRIHKLVNARALDLKWRSYTQWDVAPSTVSGRIIYVVNSTREQHRMAKDLGAVSWNHHWDYGTRLVQEEKLRARSTISVVVNQWGLWPEIRHWAHHIIWLSPPANQQCLAMAASLLDVEGMMWVDPRLSPDPVILKAKRLVPHRQTLARLWRARQQGFKPLIIGGRVFEELGLEAGVSGQTRRDLHESPSYQRAHTKWQEILASWQKPVIEWAKD, from the coding sequence GTGAATGTTACGCATTATCTAAATCGACCTTATCGCCAGGCTTGGACGCATGATGAAGATCAAGAAAGCTTTCGCCTGTTTCAACAACAAGTCGGATTATCCGAGATAACAGCCAAGATTTTGTGGTTGAGAAATATCCGTTCTCTAGAGGACTACCGGCGTCTCATGTTAGAGTCTCGTGAATTATCCGATCCCGAACAGTTGCCAGACTTAACTAAGGCCGTGACCTTTCTGGAAAATATCCGCCGGGATCACAAATCTATTCGTGTCTATGGTGATTATGATGCGGATGGTGTGAGTGCGACGGCCCTCATGTATCAAGGATTGGTCTGGGCAGGCTTTCCATCAGTCGATTATTATATCCCGAACCGGTTTGACGAAGGCTATGGACTAAGTTCCGATGCGGTAGTGCAAGCTGCGGCCGAGGGTATCGATGTCTTAATCACCGTAGATTGTGGATCGAGTTCCCAAGAGGCAGCCGATTTAGCCGCCCAATACGGCATTGACTTAATCATCACCGATCATCACGGGCTGCCGCCCGTTCTCCCTAGGGCTCGAGCCCTGGTAAATCCCGAGCGGATGAATGAGCCCAACCGATTTTCCGGGGTGGGCGTCGCGTTACAACTTTTACGCGCGTTGCTCCATGATGATGTGCCTCCCTGGGCCTATGCTGTGGCCGCTATTGGAACCGTAGCCGATATCGTTCCGTTGACAGGAGATAACCGCCTTATTGTACAACGGGGGCTTCAAGCGCTGGACATGGGTGCATGCCCAGGAGTTTCGGCCTTGTTGGGAGAGCGGATCAAACCCGGCCAACGCATTCATGTGGATGACTTGGGATTTTTTGTGGGGCCTCATCTTAATGCCGCTGGACGTATGGGGGATGCCACCCCTGCGGTAGGTTTGTTATTGGCCTCGAGAAAAGAGGACGCAGAACCCTTAGCCGCTTTGCTGCGCGAGAAAAACCAGGTGCGTCGTGATATCGAGCAGGAGGTTTTGCGCGGTGCCCTTGCTCAATTGGCGTCCTATGATCAAAGGGGACTTCCGCCTTTTGTAGTGTTGGCCGGGGACGAGTGGCATCACGGTGTGATAGGTATTGTGGCCTCCCGCATCAAAGACTTGGTGAAACGGCCCGTGGCCATTATTGGATGGGAGCAGGACGAAGGCAAAGGTTCGGCCCGGAGTGTTCCCGGCTTTCACCTGTTAAATCATTTGGCTAAGCACCGGGACGTCTTCTTGAAATTGGGTGGGCATCGGGGAGCCTGTGGCTTTAGCCTAGTACGGCAAGATCCCTATGAATTGTCGTTGCGGTTTTCGAGGTCCTTGCCTGAAGAGCTTCTTACTCAGCAGTTTGTCGACAAAACCGTGGATCTGCGGATCAAAGCGGAGGATTTGACGCCGCAAGTGATGGACGAATTTAAAGCTTTAGAGCCCTTTGGGCACGGGTTTGAACGGCCGCAATTCGCGGTAGTTGGAACATTGGACTCCTTGCGTCTTATGGGTCAAGACAAACAGCATGTGGCTATGACTCTCGAGGACACGACCGTGCGGGTCGTGGGCTTTAATCAAGGGGATGTGGCTTCCAGTTTCTTGGTTGGCATGCCTATAGAGTTTATTGGGGAATTGGTGCCCAATTTTTTTCAGGGACGGGAAGAATATCAGTGGCGAATCCATAAACTGGTAAACGCGAGGGCGCTAGACCTGAAATGGAGATCGTACACTCAATGGGATGTGGCGCCGTCTACGGTTTCGGGGCGGATTATTTACGTTGTGAACAGTACCCGTGAACAACACCGTATGGCTAAGGATTTAGGGGCGGTAAGCTGGAATCATCATTGGGATTATGGCACGCGCCTGGTCCAGGAAGAAAAGTTACGGGCTCGATCCACGATCTCGGTGGTGGTCAATCAGTGGGGATTATGGCCAGAAATCCGGCACTGGGCCCATCATATCATTTGGCTTAGCCCGCCAGCTAACCAACAATGTTTGGCCATGGCGGCCTCATTGCTCGACGTAGAGGGCATGATGTGGGTTGACCCCAGGCTATCACCGGACCCGGTCATCTTAAAGGCCAAGCGTCTCGTCCCTCATCGTCAAACGTTGGCGCGCCTTTGGCGGGCTCGACAACAAGGCTTTAAACCTTTAATAATTGGCGGGCGGGTGTTTGAAGAATTGGGATTAGAGGCTGGGGTGAGCGGGCAAACGCGCCGGGATTTGCATGAGAGTCCCTCCTATCAACGGGCGCATACGAAGTGGCAAGAAATCTTGGCTAGCTGGCAGAAGCCCGTGATTGAATGGGCTAAGGACTGA
- a CDS encoding adenine phosphoribosyltransferase, protein MEWTKWLREIPDFPQPGILFRDVLPIMAHNDAWQEVLDGLEQRIKPLAPDAIMAPEARGFLIAAPLADRLKIGLVPVRKPGKLPAPILSETYSLEYGENQLEVERDSNLAGKRVVIVDDVLATGGTVAATSRLASRLSATVVGFAFLIELASLGGRSRLDANALVTSLLTL, encoded by the coding sequence GTGGAATGGACAAAGTGGCTACGAGAAATTCCCGACTTTCCGCAACCAGGCATTTTGTTTCGGGATGTTCTCCCTATTATGGCACATAATGACGCTTGGCAGGAGGTGTTGGATGGGCTGGAACAGCGTATTAAACCGCTCGCTCCTGATGCTATTATGGCACCCGAAGCCCGGGGATTTTTAATTGCGGCACCTCTGGCTGATCGTTTGAAAATTGGACTCGTGCCGGTAAGAAAACCCGGAAAATTGCCAGCCCCTATTCTATCGGAAACATATTCGTTAGAATATGGAGAAAACCAATTAGAAGTGGAACGGGATTCTAATTTGGCAGGTAAACGGGTTGTGATTGTGGACGATGTTTTGGCAACCGGGGGCACTGTGGCTGCAACGTCCCGTTTAGCCTCACGGCTGTCAGCAACCGTCGTCGGTTTCGCTTTTTTGATTGAACTGGCATCCTTAGGCGGACGTTCCCGGTTAGATGCCAATGCTCTTGTCACAAGTTTGCTGACACTATAA
- a CDS encoding RelA/SpoT family protein codes for MAEKLGFTEDSPEAEQIAKAIEFARQAHAGQSRASGAPYIEHPLAVASILADLRMDVPTIIAALLHDVVEDTPYTLEDIEERFGSEVAQLVDGVTKLDRLEVRTREEEQAENLRKMLLAMAKDIRVILIKLADRLHNMRTLKHLAADRVQRIAKETMEIYAPLAHRLGIYRIKWELEDLAFQHLQPEAFQMMKELVAKKRKEREAAVEAVTQELTRRLEQMGMVAELSGRAKHLYSIYQKMYKQGKDFSQIYDLVAVRVMVETVKDCYAVLGLVHSLWKPVPGRFKDYIAMPKSNLYQSLHTTVMGPEGEPIEVQIRTFEMHHTAEYGIAAHWRYKEGSKEDREFEQKLSWLRQLLEWQRDMRDAREFMDTLKVDLFSDEVFVFTPKGDVLDLPAGSTPIDFAYRIHTDVGNHCVGAKINGRIVPLTTPLENGDIVEVLVNRKSPGPSVDWLNIVQTSQAKNRIRQWIRKERRQEHLSRGQEILDRELKRAGLSLQHDRLQELVKKVGYGTVDELAVGISDGMINPVQAVNRIKDELTKEIEPVITPVVPLKREPRTPPTAGQQILVRGQPRLLTRLARCCQPVPGDPIIGYLTRGRGVSVHRLGCPNEKELSKDPERLIEVSWDIQEAELAPHPVELAVFAWDRAGLLADVANVVADANIISAKARGFKDRTAVVNVRLEVKNLTQLTRIIRRLEALPYVERVERVSHEKA; via the coding sequence ATGGCGGAAAAGCTTGGATTTACGGAGGATTCTCCAGAGGCCGAACAAATTGCTAAAGCAATAGAGTTTGCACGCCAAGCCCATGCCGGGCAAAGCCGGGCTTCGGGCGCCCCCTATATCGAACATCCTCTGGCAGTGGCCTCAATTTTGGCGGATTTGCGCATGGATGTGCCAACCATTATTGCCGCCTTATTGCATGATGTCGTCGAAGACACCCCTTACACGTTAGAGGATATCGAAGAACGATTTGGTTCGGAAGTTGCCCAATTGGTCGACGGGGTAACGAAGTTAGACCGCCTGGAAGTGAGAACTCGTGAAGAGGAACAGGCGGAAAATTTGCGCAAAATGTTGCTGGCCATGGCCAAAGATATCCGCGTCATATTAATCAAACTGGCTGACCGCCTCCATAATATGCGCACGTTAAAGCATTTGGCGGCGGACCGGGTTCAACGGATTGCTAAAGAGACGATGGAGATTTATGCGCCTTTGGCTCATCGGTTAGGAATTTACCGGATCAAATGGGAGCTTGAAGACCTAGCGTTTCAGCATCTGCAGCCTGAAGCCTTCCAAATGATGAAAGAATTGGTGGCCAAAAAACGCAAAGAACGCGAAGCCGCTGTGGAAGCTGTCACCCAAGAATTGACGCGCCGTCTCGAACAAATGGGAATGGTCGCGGAATTGTCGGGCCGTGCCAAACATTTGTATAGCATTTATCAAAAAATGTACAAACAAGGCAAAGACTTTTCCCAAATTTACGATCTGGTGGCTGTACGCGTGATGGTCGAGACCGTGAAAGATTGTTATGCCGTATTGGGATTAGTGCACAGTCTATGGAAACCGGTTCCCGGCCGATTTAAAGATTATATTGCCATGCCTAAATCCAATTTATACCAAAGTTTGCATACTACGGTGATGGGTCCTGAAGGAGAACCCATTGAAGTACAGATTCGCACCTTTGAAATGCATCATACGGCGGAATATGGGATTGCTGCGCATTGGCGCTATAAAGAGGGCAGCAAAGAAGATCGCGAATTCGAACAAAAATTGTCGTGGTTGCGTCAGTTGCTAGAATGGCAACGGGACATGCGGGATGCACGCGAATTTATGGATACCTTGAAGGTCGATTTATTTAGCGATGAGGTATTTGTATTTACACCTAAAGGGGATGTGCTGGACTTGCCAGCAGGATCAACCCCGATAGACTTTGCCTACCGCATTCACACGGATGTCGGCAATCACTGTGTGGGGGCTAAAATCAATGGGCGGATTGTGCCTTTGACCACGCCCTTAGAAAACGGCGATATTGTGGAAGTGCTTGTGAATCGGAAAAGTCCAGGCCCCAGCGTGGACTGGCTTAATATCGTCCAGACATCTCAGGCCAAAAACCGCATTCGCCAATGGATTCGTAAAGAGCGGCGGCAAGAGCATCTATCGCGTGGACAGGAAATTTTGGACCGGGAATTAAAGCGAGCTGGCCTGTCCTTGCAACATGATCGGTTGCAAGAATTGGTGAAGAAAGTCGGATATGGTACAGTAGACGAGTTGGCTGTCGGGATAAGCGACGGGATGATTAACCCTGTTCAAGCCGTCAACCGTATTAAGGATGAACTGACCAAAGAAATCGAACCCGTCATTACCCCAGTCGTGCCCTTGAAGCGGGAACCTCGCACGCCACCTACGGCCGGACAACAAATTCTGGTACGCGGTCAGCCTCGCTTGTTAACGCGCCTTGCCAGGTGTTGTCAGCCGGTACCAGGCGATCCCATTATTGGGTATTTGACAAGGGGACGTGGGGTCTCGGTGCACCGTTTAGGGTGTCCCAACGAAAAAGAACTCAGTAAAGATCCCGAACGATTAATTGAGGTCAGTTGGGATATTCAAGAAGCAGAACTTGCGCCGCATCCCGTGGAACTGGCGGTATTTGCATGGGACCGAGCGGGACTATTGGCCGATGTGGCGAACGTTGTCGCCGATGCGAATATTATATCGGCCAAGGCGCGGGGATTTAAAGATCGTACGGCGGTGGTTAATGTGCGACTGGAAGTGAAGAATTTGACTCAATTAACACGCATTATTAGACGGCTCGAAGCTTTACCGTACGTGGAACGAGTAGAGCGCGTGAGCCATGAAAAAGCCTGA